A genomic region of Bombus terrestris chromosome 12, iyBomTerr1.2, whole genome shotgun sequence contains the following coding sequences:
- the LOC125386111 gene encoding uncharacterized protein LOC125386111, which yields MFAKIQSTRDNSIEARRRSSIKESDFFSLNLRVLAIRKLQEKDDLYMADAPMVWQRLSAGYRIVDLRLNRFMQTLHFVLTYFCRTEPLFKAIGLSDDAVSMKIFMNGVFKHMESMISFCAVKEGTNDLVGVLVASMFEKSQWYIKKELYSIVKHVFVSIEIVEQQLTIGETLRQVMTLKGYVTAKAQTHEIMNVGGLVWIDILCVKPEHRNNGIGTALVRSCMTRASYLATACAGQFTSGAAQTIGTFRFVRCFAITTKRFASSFG from the exons ATGTTTGCCAAAATACAGAGTACGAGAGACAATTCGATCGAGGCTCGCAGACGGAGCTCGATCAAGGAAAGCGATTTCTTTTCGCTGAATCTTCGCGTCCTGGCGATCAGAAAGTTACAAGAGAAGGACGATCTGTACATGGCGGACGCGCCTATGGTGTGGCAGAGACTATCGGCGGGCTATCGGATCGTCGACCTTCGGTTAAACAGATTCATGCAAACGCTCCACTTTGTACTA ACCTATTTCTGTCGAACGGAACCGCTGTTTAAGGCCATCGGTTTGTCCGACGACGCCGTCTCCATGAAAATATTCATGAACGGGGTGTTCAAGCATATGGAAAGCATGATTAGCTTCTGTGCAGTTAAAGAGGGAACCAACGATCTCGTAGGTGTACTCGTCGCCTCGATGTTCGAAAAATCGCAATGGTACATTAAGAAGGAACTATACAGCATCGTGAAACACGTCTTTGTAAGCATAGAAATTGTCGAACAACAATTAACC ATAGGAGAGACGTTGCGCCAGGTAATGACGTTGAAAGGCTACGTCACTGCCAAGGCTCAGACGCACGAAATAATGAACGTGGGCGGACTCGTATGGATCGACATCCTCTGTGTGAAACCAGAGCATCGGAATAATGGCATCGGCACCGCGTTGGTACGTTCTTGCATGACTCGAGCGAGTTACCTCGCGACAGCTTGCGCCGGACAATTCACTTCCGGAGCTGCCCAAACCATCGGTACGTTTCGTTTCGTCCGCTGTTTCGCGATCACGACCAAGCGGTTCGCGTCGTCATTCGGATAA
- the LOC100647870 gene encoding venom carboxylesterase-6, with product MTRYLRGLLIFCLVCVCLFEFIAANAPLVKVKNGTLSGLFMRTRKGREFAGFRGIPYALPPVQELRFQAPKPAAAWDGIRSAKDDANICIQRNIFTYDDEIVGDEDCLYLNVYTPKLPTAEDKLKGGYPVMIWLHGGGWVCGAGHSDYYHPKFLLDHDVILVAVNYRLGPIGFLSTEDLVCPGNNGLKDQAMSIRWVHENIAAFGGDPNRVTIFGESAGGASAHYHMMSDLSKGLFHRAISQSGTGDCRWAVAKPGSARKRATKLAELLACPSKDSKQLVDCLRTKDAIELIATDRAFQEFSYCPAIPFKPVIEPVHPGAFITEDPVVMSRNGRLSDIPWMTGIMSEEGSLLVPGLYGRNNGELVERLNKNFLDLAPMTLLFDETCRKGEEKRVATEIRKFYFDQAAIDNSTRFQLINMFSDAWFTHASRISVRNYLEKQSSPVYYYYLSYRGSASFSRIFGDINNNYGVSHADELQYLFPVGEQLFKDIPLSEKDLEMVDVLTSLWYNFANSGNPTPEVSKQIPIKWKPVRTQNLEYLHIGQEDIRMSENLLRERIDFWQTLPIRPDFETQRQWKDEL from the exons ATGACGAGATATCTGAGAGGCCTGTTGATATTCTGTTTGGTGTGCGTTTGCTTGTTCGAGTTTATCGCAGCGAACGCACCGCTGGTAAAAGTAAAGAATGGCACGTTGTCGGGTCTGTTTATGAGAACAAGGAAGGGCAGGGAATTCGCCGGATTTCGGGGCATACCGTATGCGCTTCCACCTGTTCAAGAACTCAGATTTCAG GCTCCAAAACCGGCAGCTGCCTGGGATGGAATACGATCGGCTAAAGACGACGCCAACATATGTATTCAAAGAAATATCTTCACCTACGACGATGAGATCGTCGGTGACGAGGATTGTCTTTATCTGAACGTCTACACGCCGAAGCTGCCCACTGCGGAAGACAAATTAAAGGGAGGATATCCGGTTATGATTTGGCTGCATGGTGGCGGATGGGTCTGTGGCGCTGGTCATTCCGACTATTATCATCCTAAATTCTTATTGGATCACGATGTGATTCTCGTGGCCGTAAACTACAG GCTCGGGCCAATAGGATTCTTGAGCACGGAGGATCTGGTATGTCCTGGAAATAATGGATTAAAGGATCAGGCAATGTCCATTCGTTGGGTACACGAGAATATAGCCGCCTTTGGTGGTGATCCGAATCGTGTGACCATTTTCGGGGAAAGCGCTGGTGGTGCAAGTGCCCATTATCACATGATGAGCGATTTGTCGAAAG GACTTTTCCATCGTGCTATCTCGCAAAGCGGTACCGGCGACTGTCGTTGGGCCGTGGCAAAACCCGGTTCGGCGAGAAAGAGGGCCACGAAGTTGGCCGAACTTCTGGCTTGCCCTTCGAAAGACTCGAAGCAGCTCGTCGATTGCCTGCGTACGAAAGATGCCATCGAACTTATCGCAACCGATCGAGCTTTTCAA GAATTTTCTTACTGTCCGGCGATACCCTTCAAACCTGTGATCGAACCCGTTCACCCTGGTGCATTCATAACGGAAGATCCCGTAGTTATGTCGAGGAATGGCCGCTTGTCAGACATTCCGTGGATGACAGGAATTATGTCCGAGGAAGGATCGCTCCTAGTACCAG gATTGTACGGACGAAACAACGGAGAATTGGTCGAGAGGCTGAACAAGAATTTCTTGGATCTCGCTCCGATGACGTTACTGTTCGACGAAACGTGCCGTAAAGGCGAAGAAAAACGCGTGGCCACCGAAATCCGCAAGTTTTATTTCGACCAGGCTGCCATTGACAATTCCACGCGATTCCAGCTGATCAAC ATGTTCAGCGACGCTTGGTTCACTCACGCGTCTCGCATTTCGGTGCGCAACTATCTGGAGAAGCAGTCTTCTCCCGTGTATTATTACTATCTATCGTACAGAGGAAGCGCGTCGTTCAGCAGGATATTTGGcgatattaacaataattacgGAGTATCGCACGCCGACGAACTTCAGTACCTGTTTCCTGTCGGAGAACAATTATTCAAGGATATACCGCTGAGCGAGAAGGACCTCGAGATGGTGGACGTTCTCACGAGCCTTTGGTACAACTTTGCAAACTCCGG AAATCCTACGCCGGAAGTGTCGAAGCAGATACCAATCAAATGGAAACCGGTTAGAACGCAGAATCTCGAGTATCTTCACATAGGTCAAGAGGACATTCGGATGTCGGAGAATCTTCTGCGGGAGAGAATAGACTTCTGGCAAACTTTACCTATACGACCGGATTTTGAAACCCAACGTCAATGGAAAGACgaattgtaa
- the LOC100647748 gene encoding coatomer subunit gamma, whose protein sequence is MNAFKRDKKEEEDGGGNPFQNLEKTTVLQEARTFNDTPVNPRKCAHILTKILYLLNQGEQLGTMEATEAFFAMTKLFQSRDVVLRRLVYLGIKELSSLAEDVIIVTSSLTKDMTGKEDLYRAAAIRALCTITDSGMLAAIERYMKQAIVDRSPAVSSAALVSSLHLTKVSGDVARRWANEAQEALNSNNVMVQYHALGVLYQARKADKHAVIKLVAKLMRTSPKSPYAACMLIRMACKLLDEVDKGEELLGFIETCLRHKSEMVVYEAAHALINLGRNCTKEITPAISVLQLFCGSQKPALRFAAVRTLNKVAMSHPTAVTACNLDLENLITDSNRSIATLAITTLLKTGAESSVDRLMKQIATFVSEISDEFKVVVVQAIRALCQKFPRKHTVLMNFLSAMLRDEGGLEYKAAIADTIIAVMEVNADAKEAGLAHLCEFIEDCEHNSLAVRILHLLGQEGPTSKQPSRYIRFIYNRVILESASVRAAAVTALARFAAACPLLLPNVLVLLSRCQLDSDDEVRDRAAYYCTILQEQNEPTILPLIQPPLLSVPSLERALRNYMQTSMDEPFDISQVPPAQTAEEPTQVELHTTVKQQPRLTREESFMEKLLQIPHLANIIRDSPLLKSSPVSELTESETEYNVKCIKHTFAEFLILQFDCVNTLPDQLLEDVRVAVDAPEGYMIVSEVLCPRLPYNELGTTYTVLKYPEDIYASVATIPTTLRFIARDCDPATGVPDADQGYNDEYMLEDLEVTLADQVLGTGNRVLDFHAAWEAATSAGFTRLEETFALGSSVNSLEGAIQSLTGFLGLDAVDRTNRVQSGAATHTLLLSGIFRGAKEILARARLAISDSQVTMQLTVRCQDVNVAELIISSVG, encoded by the exons ATGAACGCTTTTAAACGTGAtaagaaggaggaagaagatG GTGGGGGAAATCCTTTCCAAAACCTAGAAAAGACAACCGTTCTTCAGGAAGCTCGTACCTTCAACGACACTCCAGTTAACCCAAGAAAATGCGCGCACATTCTAACCAAAATCTTATACCTACTGAACCAAGGAGAACAGTTGGGTACGATGGAAGCAACAGAAGCATTTTTTGCCATGACCAAATTGTTTCAGTCCAGGGACGTTGTCCTGAGAAGATTGGTCTATCTAGGTATCAAGGAACTGAGTTCTCTGGCAGAAGATGTGATTATAGTTACTTCCAGTTTAACCAAGGATATGACCGGGAAAGAAGATTTGTACAGAGCTGCTGCGATAAGAGCTTTATGTACCATCACTGACAGTGGAATGCTAGCAGCTATCGAACGTTATATGAAACAAGCTATAGTGGATCGTTCTCCTGCTGTTTCCAGCGCGGCTCTAGTTTCCTCTTTGCACTTGACCAAAGTCTCTGGAGATGTAGCACGTAGATGGGCAAACGAAGCTCAGGAAGCTTTAAATTCTAATAACGTGATGGTTCAGTACCATGCCCTTGGTGTCTTGTATCAAGCGCGTAAAGCAGATAAACATGCTGTGATTAAATTAGTCGCCAAGCTTATGAGAACAAGTCCAAAAAGCCCATACGCAGCCTGTATGTTAATTAGAATGGCGTGTAAATTATTAGACGAAGTCGATAAAGGAGAAGAACTATTGGGATTTATAGAAACTTGTTTACGTCATAAATCAGAGATGGTGGTATATGAAGCGGCACATGCCTTGATCAAtcttggaagaaattgcacgaAAGAGATAACGCCTGCTATTAGTGTCCTCCAATTATTCTGTGGATCTCAGAAACCAGCTTTGAGATTCGCCGCTGTTAGAACCTTGAATAAAGTTGCCATGTCTCATCCAACGGCAGTTACCGCGTGCAACTTAGATTTAGAGAACTTAATTACCGATTCGAACAGATCTATCGCTACGTTGGCAATTACTACCCTATTAAAAACTGGAGCGGAAAGTTCGGTTGATCGATTGATGAAACAAATTGCTACCTTTGTGTCTGAAATTTCAGACGAATTTAAGGTCGTAGTTGTACAAGCCATAAG AGCTCTATGTCAAAAGTTCCCTCGGAAACATACTGTTTTGATGAACTTTCTCTCTGCTATGCTAAGAGACGAGGGAGGACTCGAATACAAAGCAGCAATTGCAGATACGATAATAGCTGTTATGGAAGTAAATGCCGATGCGAAAGAAGCCGGCTTGGCTCATCTCTGCGAATTTATCGAAGATTGCGAGCATAACTCGCTCGCCGTTCGCATTCTTCACTTACTTGGTCAGGAAGGGCCAACTTCGAAACAACCATCTCGATATATTCGCTTCATTTACAATCGCGTGATTCTGGAAAGTGCCAGCGTTCGTGCAGCCGCGGTTACCGCGTTAGCACGTTTTGCAGCAGCATGTCCTCTGTTACTACCAAACGTGCTAGTTCTTCTGTCCCGCTGTCAATTGGATTCGGATGACGAAGTCCGCGATCGTGCAGCCTATTATTGCACTATTCTACAGGAACAAAACGAACCAACTATTTTGCCTTTGATACAACCTCCTCTCCTCTCCGTACCCAGTTTGGAAAGAGCTTTGCGAAATTATATGCAAACATCGATGGACGAACCATTCGACATCTCGCAG GTTCCACCAGCGCAAACGGCCGAAGAACCAACACAAGTAGAACTACATACTACTGTGAAACAACAACCTCGATTAACGCGCGAGGAGAGCTTCATGGAAAAATTATTACAGATACCACATTTGGCTAACATTATTCGTGATTCTCCGTTGCTTAAGTCTTCGCCTGTCTCTGAATTAACAGAGTCGGAaacggaatataacgttaaatgcatTAAGCACACGTTCGCGGAATTCCTTATTTTGCAATTCGATTGTGTAAATACTCTTCCCGATCAATTACTCGAGGATGTAAGAGTAGCTGTCGACGCACCTGAAGG CTATATGATCGTGAGCGAAGTTCTATGTCCTCGTCTACCTTACAACGAGCTTGGTACAACATATACAGTATTAAAATATCCAGAAGACATTTATGCCAGTGTCGCTACTATTCCTACAACTCTGCGATTCATAGCTCGTGATTGCGACCCTGCGACGGGTGTTCCAGATGCCGATCAAGGATACAACGATGAATACATG TTAGAGGATTTGGAGGTGACGTTGGCTGATCAAGTTCTAGGAACCGGAAACAGAGTATTAGATTTCCATGCTGCGTGGGAGGCAGCGACTTCGGCAGGATTCACTAGGCTGGAAGAAACATTTGCTTTAGGCTCATCGGTGAACAGTTTGGAAGGAGCGATTCAAAGTCTCACGGGATTTTTGGGCTTGGATGCCGTAGATCGAACCAATCGAGTACAATCTGGTGCTGCTACGCATACTTTATTATTGAGTGGCATCTTCAGAGGAGCGAAAGAAATCCTTGCTCGAGCAAGATTAGCGATATCGGACAGTCAAGTAACAATGCAACTTACCGTACGCTGTCAAGATGTAAACGTTGCCGAGTTAATTATTTCTTCTGTAGGGTAA
- the LOC100647547 gene encoding uncharacterized protein LOC100647547, which produces MWSTKDILAKLCILLLLCEHATCFVIPEELPTILSLIYSNIPPIKKGTDSRIGVGFRLGEHADFQMLFELGPQTETEPISNADSKRRRDAMFGAAMRGELGSLAQAVAKYQLERKLQKELDRSKKTEKKSNAVTTPGNDDKNTVASEWLNKWSKDMGKSSEDRSSSEDVSAEKNVSTPAKIQIVQRIRQSSQSNDKRNTISDLKQLYKSQTDTDIEKRIT; this is translated from the exons ATGTGGAGCACGAAGGACATCCTAGCGAAGCTGTGTATCCTGCTGCTTCTTTGCGAAC ACgcaacgtgtttcgttattcCGGAGGAATTGCCCACCATACTTTCGCTCATCTACTCCAATATCCCACCAATAAAGAAAG GTACCGACTCGAGGATAGGCGTTGGTTTCCGGCTTGGCGAACACGCGGACTTCCAGATGCTGTTTGAGTTGGGACCGCAAACGGAAACCGAGCCCATTAGCAATGCCGACTCGAAGAGACGTCGAGAC GCGATGTTCGGCGCGGCGATGAGAGGAGAGCTCGGATCGCTGGCTCAGGCAGTGGCCAAGTACCAGTTGGAGCGCAAATTACAGAAGGAATTGGATAGATCAAAGAAGACGGAGAAGAAGTCAAACGCAGTGACTACGCCAGGAAACGACGACAAAAAC ACTGTCGCCAGCGAATGGCTAAACAAGTGGAGCAAGGATATGGGCAAGTCGTCAGAGGATCGATCGTCCTCGGAAGACGTTTCGGCTGAGAAGAACGTGTCGACGCCCGCGAAAATTCAAATCGTACAAAGGATAAGACAAAGTTCGCAATCGAATGACAAGAGAAATACGATTTCCGACTTGAAACAATTGTACAAATCGCAGACTGATACGGACATAGAGAAGAGAATTACCTAA
- the LOC100647432 gene encoding synaptotagmin-5 isoform X1, producing the protein MQPRTYVRRSPVVDDRAPSHRDRFVLSACFVVVSSTTRECRPIARNRETSSGRGTLSWPKREAKSVPLRVKSKQNENVKLNDVSYRSWRLGSLYEGSSNGTIDENASPIEANSWNSNNAQFGCTDTSSTLNLVQKDKQKAERKQKEFPTELTISLQYLPPCDETITGKLVIGIEALSGLPPKQYNCTLEPYVALNITKQSWNHRNRQKLHSFRTRGVRHTASPVFKETFVVANVKPHEVKEWILDFAAYDRDRYANDTELSTLRVSLKEARHVLQSPEIHMFNFRMKQSNLALGNILLAISYLPTAQRLTINVMKVRDVKFTPPVSCLNDFSFYVRILMLNGRTGQRMKKKKTRFVLANSHSEFNETLTFDVSYNQLDIVQFLVVLRGKAAPAEPAASTIEHPSDSEDSITSIQKSKDTSIGKVALGKGVRGSTERLHWFSVLQNPRKLVTVWHVLK; encoded by the exons ATGCAGCCGCGTACTTACGTTCGTCGTTCACCGGTAGTTGACGATCGCGCACCAAGTCACCGCGATCGATTCGTTCTTTCGGCCTGTTTCGTCGTCGTTTCGTCGACGACTCGCGAATGCCGTCCGATCGCGCGAAACCGCGAAACATCCTCTGGTCGTGGGACGCTGTCTTGGCCGA AGAGAGAAGCAAAAAGTGTGCCGTTGCGTGTCAAGAGCAAACAGAATGAAAACGTCAAGTTGAACGATGTCAGCTACAGGTCATGGAGATTGGGTAGCCTGTACGAAGGCAGCAGCAACG GTACGATCGACGAGAACGCCAGCCCGATCGAGGCCAATTCCTGGAATTCCAACAACGCTCAATTCGGTTGCACCGATACTTCGTCCACCCTG AATTTGGTGCAAAAGGATAAGCAGAAAGCCGAGAGGAAGCAAAAGGAATTCCCGACCGAACTGACGATAAGCCTGCAGTACTTGCCGCCCTGCGACGAAACTATTACCGGCAAACTCGTTATTGGTATCGAG GCGTTATCCGGCCTTCCTCCGAAGCAATACAACTGCACCTTGGAACCGTACGTGGCTCTGAACATAACGAAACAATCGTGGAATCACAGGAACCGACAGAAATTACACAGTTTCCGCACGAGGGGTGTCAGGCACACGGCGAGCCCCGTTTTCAAGGAAACGTTCGTCGTAGCGAACGTAAAACCTCACGAAGTTAAG gAATGGATTCTCGATTTTGCGGCGTACGATCGCGACAGATACGCCAACGACACGGAGCTGAGCACGCTGAGGGTGTCGCTGAAGGAGGCGAGGCACGTTCTACAGAGTCCGGAGATTCATATGTTCAACTTCAGAATGAAGCAGTCCAATTTG GCGCTTGGAAACATTTTATTAGCTATTAGTTACTTACCCACAGCGCAGAGACTGACTATAAACGTAATGAAAGTACGCGACGTGAAGTTTACTCCACCGGTGTCGTGTTTAAACGACTTTA GTTTTTACGTCAGGATATTGATGCTCAATGGAAGGACAGGCCAacgaatgaaaaagaagaagaccCGATTCGTCCTTGCGAATTCGCACTCGGAGTTCAACGAAACACTGACGTTCGACGTATCGTACAATCAATTAGACATAGTGCAATTTCTCGTGGTATTGCGCGGCAAA GCCGCGCCTGCCGAGCCTGCCGCCAGCACCATAGAGCATCCGAGTGACAGCGAGGATTCGATAACGTCGATTCAAAAATCGAAAGACACTTCCATCGGTAAAGTTGCGCTTGGAAAAGGAGTCAGGGGGTCGACAGAAAGGCTACACTGGTTCTCCGTgcttcaaaatcctagaaagCTAGTTACCGTATGGCACGTATTGAAATAA
- the LOC100647432 gene encoding synaptotagmin-1 isoform X2, which translates to MVHGDLFGPWGRILIVVVAALAIVLLLLVIACFLTPGCLGYECVKRKREAKSVPLRVKSKQNENVKLNDVSYRSWRLGSLYEGSSNGTIDENASPIEANSWNSNNAQFGCTDTSSTLNLVQKDKQKAERKQKEFPTELTISLQYLPPCDETITGKLVIGIEALSGLPPKQYNCTLEPYVALNITKQSWNHRNRQKLHSFRTRGVRHTASPVFKETFVVANVKPHEVKEWILDFAAYDRDRYANDTELSTLRVSLKEARHVLQSPEIHMFNFRMKQSNLALGNILLAISYLPTAQRLTINVMKVRDVKFTPPVSCLNDFSFYVRILMLNGRTGQRMKKKKTRFVLANSHSEFNETLTFDVSYNQLDIVQFLVVLRGKAAPAEPAASTIEHPSDSEDSITSIQKSKDTSIGKVALGKGVRGSTERLHWFSVLQNPRKLVTVWHVLK; encoded by the exons ATGGTGCACGGTGATCTTTTTGGCCCATGGGGCCGAATTCTTATCGTCGTAGTAGCAGCGCTGGCCATCGTCCTTCTCTTGCTCGTGATCGCCTGTTTTCTCACGCCAGGATGCCTTGGATACGAATGCGTGAAAAGAA AGAGAGAAGCAAAAAGTGTGCCGTTGCGTGTCAAGAGCAAACAGAATGAAAACGTCAAGTTGAACGATGTCAGCTACAGGTCATGGAGATTGGGTAGCCTGTACGAAGGCAGCAGCAACG GTACGATCGACGAGAACGCCAGCCCGATCGAGGCCAATTCCTGGAATTCCAACAACGCTCAATTCGGTTGCACCGATACTTCGTCCACCCTG AATTTGGTGCAAAAGGATAAGCAGAAAGCCGAGAGGAAGCAAAAGGAATTCCCGACCGAACTGACGATAAGCCTGCAGTACTTGCCGCCCTGCGACGAAACTATTACCGGCAAACTCGTTATTGGTATCGAG GCGTTATCCGGCCTTCCTCCGAAGCAATACAACTGCACCTTGGAACCGTACGTGGCTCTGAACATAACGAAACAATCGTGGAATCACAGGAACCGACAGAAATTACACAGTTTCCGCACGAGGGGTGTCAGGCACACGGCGAGCCCCGTTTTCAAGGAAACGTTCGTCGTAGCGAACGTAAAACCTCACGAAGTTAAG gAATGGATTCTCGATTTTGCGGCGTACGATCGCGACAGATACGCCAACGACACGGAGCTGAGCACGCTGAGGGTGTCGCTGAAGGAGGCGAGGCACGTTCTACAGAGTCCGGAGATTCATATGTTCAACTTCAGAATGAAGCAGTCCAATTTG GCGCTTGGAAACATTTTATTAGCTATTAGTTACTTACCCACAGCGCAGAGACTGACTATAAACGTAATGAAAGTACGCGACGTGAAGTTTACTCCACCGGTGTCGTGTTTAAACGACTTTA GTTTTTACGTCAGGATATTGATGCTCAATGGAAGGACAGGCCAacgaatgaaaaagaagaagaccCGATTCGTCCTTGCGAATTCGCACTCGGAGTTCAACGAAACACTGACGTTCGACGTATCGTACAATCAATTAGACATAGTGCAATTTCTCGTGGTATTGCGCGGCAAA GCCGCGCCTGCCGAGCCTGCCGCCAGCACCATAGAGCATCCGAGTGACAGCGAGGATTCGATAACGTCGATTCAAAAATCGAAAGACACTTCCATCGGTAAAGTTGCGCTTGGAAAAGGAGTCAGGGGGTCGACAGAAAGGCTACACTGGTTCTCCGTgcttcaaaatcctagaaagCTAGTTACCGTATGGCACGTATTGAAATAA
- the LOC100647432 gene encoding synaptotagmin-2 isoform X3, producing the protein MVHGDLFGPWGRILIVVVAALAIVLLLLVIACFLTPGCLGYECVKRSTIDENASPIEANSWNSNNAQFGCTDTSSTLNLVQKDKQKAERKQKEFPTELTISLQYLPPCDETITGKLVIGIEALSGLPPKQYNCTLEPYVALNITKQSWNHRNRQKLHSFRTRGVRHTASPVFKETFVVANVKPHEVKEWILDFAAYDRDRYANDTELSTLRVSLKEARHVLQSPEIHMFNFRMKQSNLALGNILLAISYLPTAQRLTINVMKVRDVKFTPPVSCLNDFSFYVRILMLNGRTGQRMKKKKTRFVLANSHSEFNETLTFDVSYNQLDIVQFLVVLRGKAAPAEPAASTIEHPSDSEDSITSIQKSKDTSIGKVALGKGVRGSTERLHWFSVLQNPRKLVTVWHVLK; encoded by the exons ATGGTGCACGGTGATCTTTTTGGCCCATGGGGCCGAATTCTTATCGTCGTAGTAGCAGCGCTGGCCATCGTCCTTCTCTTGCTCGTGATCGCCTGTTTTCTCACGCCAGGATGCCTTGGATACGAATGCGTGAAAAGAA GTACGATCGACGAGAACGCCAGCCCGATCGAGGCCAATTCCTGGAATTCCAACAACGCTCAATTCGGTTGCACCGATACTTCGTCCACCCTG AATTTGGTGCAAAAGGATAAGCAGAAAGCCGAGAGGAAGCAAAAGGAATTCCCGACCGAACTGACGATAAGCCTGCAGTACTTGCCGCCCTGCGACGAAACTATTACCGGCAAACTCGTTATTGGTATCGAG GCGTTATCCGGCCTTCCTCCGAAGCAATACAACTGCACCTTGGAACCGTACGTGGCTCTGAACATAACGAAACAATCGTGGAATCACAGGAACCGACAGAAATTACACAGTTTCCGCACGAGGGGTGTCAGGCACACGGCGAGCCCCGTTTTCAAGGAAACGTTCGTCGTAGCGAACGTAAAACCTCACGAAGTTAAG gAATGGATTCTCGATTTTGCGGCGTACGATCGCGACAGATACGCCAACGACACGGAGCTGAGCACGCTGAGGGTGTCGCTGAAGGAGGCGAGGCACGTTCTACAGAGTCCGGAGATTCATATGTTCAACTTCAGAATGAAGCAGTCCAATTTG GCGCTTGGAAACATTTTATTAGCTATTAGTTACTTACCCACAGCGCAGAGACTGACTATAAACGTAATGAAAGTACGCGACGTGAAGTTTACTCCACCGGTGTCGTGTTTAAACGACTTTA GTTTTTACGTCAGGATATTGATGCTCAATGGAAGGACAGGCCAacgaatgaaaaagaagaagaccCGATTCGTCCTTGCGAATTCGCACTCGGAGTTCAACGAAACACTGACGTTCGACGTATCGTACAATCAATTAGACATAGTGCAATTTCTCGTGGTATTGCGCGGCAAA GCCGCGCCTGCCGAGCCTGCCGCCAGCACCATAGAGCATCCGAGTGACAGCGAGGATTCGATAACGTCGATTCAAAAATCGAAAGACACTTCCATCGGTAAAGTTGCGCTTGGAAAAGGAGTCAGGGGGTCGACAGAAAGGCTACACTGGTTCTCCGTgcttcaaaatcctagaaagCTAGTTACCGTATGGCACGTATTGAAATAA